The following are encoded together in the Sphaerodactylus townsendi isolate TG3544 linkage group LG12, MPM_Stown_v2.3, whole genome shotgun sequence genome:
- the PGAM2 gene encoding LOW QUALITY PROTEIN: phosphoglycerate mutase 2 (The sequence of the model RefSeq protein was modified relative to this genomic sequence to represent the inferred CDS: deleted 2 bases in 1 codon) produces MPTHRLSDDRHGESTWNQENRFCGWFDAELSEKGRDEAKRGAQAVKDAGYEFDICYTSVLKRAIRTLWYILDGIDQMWLPVVRTWRLNERHYGGLTGLNKAETAAKHGEEQVKIWRRSYDIPPPPMDEKHPYYQVISKERRYAGLKAGELPSCESLKDTIARALPFWNDEIAPQIKAGKRVLIAAHGNSLRGIVKHLEGMTDAAIMELNLPTGIPIVYELMDKASLSFHQRTYAIPGLLRDCGRKAMEAVMALQGQGIQEMREEQ; encoded by the exons ATGCCGACCCACCGCCTAAGTGATGATAGA CACGGCGAGAGCACCTGGAACCAGGAGAACCGTTTCTGTGGCTGGTTCGATGCCGAACTGAGCGAGAAAGGGAGAGATGAAGCCAAGCGCGGGGCCCAGGCTGTCAAAGATGCTGGCTACGAGTTTGACATTTGCTATACCTCTGTGTTGAAGAGGGCAATCCGCACTCTCTGGTATATCCTGGATGGCATTGACCAGATGTGGCTGCCAGTGGTGCGCACCTGGCGCCTGAATGAGCGCCACTACGGGGGCCTGACGGGCCTCAACAAGGCCGAGACTGCAGCCAAGCACGGCGAGGAGCAGGTCAAGATCTGGAGACGCTCCTatgacatccccccacccccgatggaTGAAAAGCATCCTTATTATCAGGTTATCAGCAAG GAAAGGCGCTATGCAGGTCTGAAGGCTGGGGAGCTGCCCTCTTGTGAGAGCCTCAAAGACACCATTGCCCGTGCCCTGCCCTTCTGGAATGATGAGATCGCGCCCCAGATCAAAGCTGGCAAGAGGGTACTTATTGCTGCTCACGGCAACAGCCTTCGGGGGATTGTCAAGCACTTGGAAG ggatGACCGACGCAGCCATCATGGAGCTCAACCTCCCAACTGGGATTCCCATTGTGTATGAGTTGATGGACAAAGCCAGCCTGAGTTTCCATCAAAGAACCTATGCAATTCCTGGATTACTAAGAGACTGCGGGCGGAAGGCCATGGAGGCCGTAATGGCGCTCCAAGGGCAAGGAATCCAAGAAATGAGGGAAGAACAATGA